The window CCGGGAGCCGATCGACTCCCCGACGGCCCGCGGATCCCGACCGCCCTTAGTTTTCAGCGCCGCCTCGAGGCGGTCCCAGATCCGCGGTGGCAAGAACAGCAACAGGGCCGCCACCATGACGAAGGGGAACGCGCCGAGTCGCATCGTCGCGGCAAGCCCCAGTTCACAGCCGACGAACGCGAACGCGAGTGCGGCCCGGAGTCGGTCGGTAAAGACGAGCAACCATCTGTTCTAGTTTAGCGACGGGGTGAAGCAGGATCTCAGCAGAGACTATACCAAATTGGAGTGGACTGGCTCAGGAGAGTGGGTCGCTGGAACAGGCAGTCACGGATTCGTCGTGTGATACCTTTGAGGCGGCGCACTCACGGCTGTGAGTGCGTCGCCGTTCCAGAGCTGCCGCTATTGAGACAGGGGGGCGGAACGTTCGGGGCGGGCTGGTGGACGACCCTCGCTTTCGCTCGAACGAGAGGGTAATGCGAACATCGATTTCCTGTCGCTGCAGGTCGTCAAGGACGTCCTGCAGCGACTCTCCTTCGAGCGGGATACTGTTGCCCCGCCACGTCCGGAGCTCTTCGACGATCTCGAAGTTTGCGTCGTCCTTCACACGGGAGACGAACCAGCCGTTATTCTGGTCAATGCGGTCGAACAACCAGAAGTCGTAGAAGCCGAGATCAAGCAGGATAAGTGCGCCAGCTACCCACTCGCCGGTGGGTAGCTGGCTCCGTTCTTGGGTTTTAGCGTCAGTTGTCTGGTACCGTGCCGGAAGGCCAGTTGAGAGTGATTCTGTTAGGTGAAGTTTCAGACCAGCCTGATCGTCACCGGTTGCAGCGTACACATCTGCAGCATCTTGATAGAGAGACACAATGCTCCCATCGACGATGAGGACGTCTCGAAACCGTTCGAGACGTCCGCTAAGGTCGGCACTTCTGGTATCGAGATTCTCGATGGCGTCATCGAGAATCTCTCGAAGGAGTGCAACGAACGGTGGAGAGAACCACCCGTGGAAGGTTGCATAGGAGAGTTCGTCACAGTCAGCCATCTCGACGAATCGTTCGAGAAAGGCCTGAATAGATCGGTCTGATCCAGCAGCGAAGCCGAGTGAAAGCGTGTAGAACAGCGCAACAGCGTCGAATTTCCGTTCACGCTCTACGAGATTCGTTGCGCGAGCGCGCTCGCGCAACTCATCGGAGGGAAACGCTCTTTGAATCCGATCAACAATCACTGAATCCGGTGGGGAGTAGGTCACACTATCCACCGGATTTCTCTGACTGGTAGTCACAACGATATCTAGTCAGACGGCGCTACACTCTGCTAAACTAGAACGAATGGCTAAACTAGAACGAATGGACGAGCAACAGGACCGAGCCACAGAGCAGGGCGACCCAGGACCAGTTCGCGACGACCAGCGTCGTCCCCAGTTTCGCCACCCAGGGGCCGAGCCAGACGACGTACTGCTCGAGGTGGAAGATACGTGGCGTCGCCGTCCCGTCCATCCAGGCCTCGCTCTGGAACTTGACCGCGCCGTTGATCGCGTAGATGACGACGAAGTGAACGAGGATCGTCGCGGTGGCGACCGAGAGCACGCGGTCGTCGTCGGTCCCGGGTCCGTCCTCCGTCGCGTCTTCGGCGCGTCGCACCGCGTCGACCGACCATCGTACGCCGAGCGGGAGGAACGGTCCCAGCACGAGCAGCGACAACAGGATCGTATCGCCACCGTTCAACACCAGCGGGTTCCGGGCGTGCAGCGACGCAAGCAGGATCGCGGAACCGGCCGTCGCGCTCCGGGTCCGGTAGCCGACGGTCAGCGAGAGCGCGGCGACGGCGGCGACCCCGAGCAGGAGGTACTGGAACCACGCGTCGCCGGACAGTGCGTGCAACGACGCGGATTCGAACGGCGGGTACAGCGTCGCCAGCGTCGACCGCGGGAACACCCCGGCGTCGGTGTAGAAGGCCCGTACGCCCGGGAGACGCACCAAAAGCAGATCACCGAGTACAACCAGGCCGACGGCGATCCGGAACGCCGCGAGTGCCCGGGGATCGATCCCGAATCGCGGCGCGAGGAGGGCTCTCGCGGCACGGCGGAGTGACCCGCTGGTGGCCGTTCCATCGGCTCGGTCGCGGTCGTCCCGATCGTCGGTCGCTGCTGTGGAGGGCATTCCGTCGTACTCCGCTCGTGAGGACGTCGTTCGCGTCCCGAGTCGGTAGCGGGGTTTTCAGCCGTCGTATAAGTGTTTTGTCCTCTTCACGCGACGGCGAGAGACGGGGCCGTCACTCTCGACGGGGGATCGGGTTCTCGAGAATGTTGCGAGGGAAGATCGCGTCGTGCTGATCTTCCGCATCTTTCCGGCGCGTTCGCGCCGCATGCGATGCGAGGGGAGGGAATCGAACTACCTCCGGGAACCTGCGTTTCGCGCAGAGCTCCGGCGTCGTTCGATCCCTCCTGCATCTCACTCAGTGCGATTTGCACTTCGTTGCGATGCGAGGGGAGGGAATCGAACCCACGAACGTCTACACGAGCGGATCTTGAGTCCGCCGCCGTTGACCGCTTGGCTACCCTCGCACGCAATCGTCCGTACGACCGTGTCGTTTGAATAGTCTGCGATTTTCCTCGTCTCTCGACGCGAGGGTCGCCCCCTCTTCCGGTCCGGCAGGGGTGGCATCGAGTCCCAGTCGGTGGCCCGCGTCCGTTCGGGTCGCTATCGTACACCACCCGATCGAGGCGCTCGAAGGCCGCTCGAAGAAACGACCGGTCGGTCTCGAGCGGCTTCAGACCGAGGGCGACTGCTCGATCGTGTCCTGTGAGTACAGCGTCTCGCAGTTCGGGCAGCGGTAGCCGCCGTCGACGTGTTCGTAGAGACGGTTCCCGCAGTTCTCACACCGCCCGTACGGATGGTTCATCTATCTCGGGAAACGGTCCACAGGCGAATAAGGCCTTGCCTGACACTGTGTATGCACTATATACGGGGGCCGACTACACCGGCGACGTTCCGATGACTGCCCGCCGCATAGCCGAAATATCTCGTTGATTGTCGCGTTGCCCGTCGGTTTTCCGCGGTGCGCCGAACGGTATACCCGTCCTCGAGTCCAATACGGAACCATGACCGACCACACGGCGGACCCGACCGTCGATCCGCCGCCGGACCGCAGCGATCCGCCGACCGGCTGGCTCGAGTCCGAGGGCCGCTGGAAACACGCGACGCTCCGGCGGGCGACGGTCCACGGCGTCCGCCTGTTCAACGCCGGCGACTATCACGAGAGCCACGACTGTTTCGAGGACGAGTGGTACAACTACGGTCGCGGCCGAACCGAGAGCGCTTTCCTCCACGGAATGGTCCAGGTCGCCGCCGGCGCGTACAAACACAACGACTTCGAAGACGACGACGGGATGCGATCGCTGTTCCGGACGGCGCTGCAGTACCTCCGTGGGACGCCCGCCGACTACTACGGGGTCGACGTCCTCGACGTCCGGACGGCCGTCTCGAACGCCCTCGAGGATCCGTCTTACCTCGACGGGTGGCAGATCCGTCTCGACGCCGAGTACCCGACGGCGCGACAGGTCGACCGCGAGTACGCAGCGTCACTCGATGACTGACGGGCGCACGGTGATATCGACCGGAACCGCGAGACCGAACCGTGTCGCCTTTGGGCCTTCGGATCCTCCTGTATGTTGATGAGAGTCGCACAGATCGGGTCGGGGACGCCGGAAATCGCGGTCCTCGCCGGCGTTCACGGCGACGAACCCTGCGGCGTCCGCGCGGTCGAACGGTTACTCGAGGAGCGGCCGACCGTCCAACGCCCCGTCAAACTCGTCGTCGCAAACGAGAACGCCCTCGAGCGACGCGTCCGATTCGTCGACGAGGACCTCAACCGGGTCTTCCCCGGCGATCCCGACGCGGAGACCCACGAGCGACGGCTCGCCCACCGCCTCGTCGAGGAACTCGAGGGCTGTCTCACGTTCTCGATGCACTCGACCCAGAGCTACGCGGATCCGTTCGCGATCGTCGATGGCGTCGACGAGACCGCGGCGAGACTGTGTCCGCAACTCCCGGTGACGGCGATGGTCGAGACGGAGAACTTCGCCGAGGGGCGGTTGATGACCGAGATCGACACGATCGAGGTCGAGTGTGGACAGCAGGGGTCGGAGTCGGCCGCCCAGAACGCGAACCGGCTGATGCGGGCGTTTCTCACCGCCGTCGGCGTGCTGCCCGGCGACACCGTCTCGCGTGATCTGCCAGTCTTCCGGCTCACCGACGTCGTGCCCAAGGAACCGGCCGACACCTACGAGGTATTCGTCGAGAACTTCACCGAAGTCGAGGCCGGAGCCCCGTTCGCGGCGGCCGACGGGAACGAACAGGTCGCCGACGAGTCGTTCTACCCCGTACTGATGTCACCCTACGGCTACCGGGACGTCTTCGGCTACGCCGCCGAGAAACTCGAGGTTCTCGAGTCGCCGGCGGCAGCCGATTGACTCCGGCCGACTGGACTGGGTAAGCGGCGCATACCGGACGGCTAACACGTAGCTTAAACCGTTCCTCTTCCTGGTGTCGTGTATGACCGACGATTCGTCCCGCGACCACGTCGTTCCGGGTAGCGACGAAGACCTGGAGACGGCGGACGTTCGCGGCCACGACTTCCGTGGCGACGTCGACCTGTCGTCGCTGCTCGAGTCCTACGAGACGACCGGCTTCCAGGCGACCCACCTCGCCGAAGCGATCGACGTCGTCGACCGGATGCAGGAGGAGGAGGCGACGATCTACCTCACGCTGACCTCGAATATCGTCTCCTCGGGGCTGCGCGAGGTCGTCGCCGCGCTCGTCCGCGACGGCTACGTCGACGTCGTCATCACTACCTCGGGGTCGCTGACCGAGGACGTCATCAAGACCGCCAAACCGTTCAAGATGGGCGAATGGGACGCCGACGAGGTCGAACTCCGGGAACGCGGAATCAACCGGCTCGGCAACATCTTCGTTCCCTCGGACCGGTACGTCTGGCTCGAGGAGTACCTCTATGAGTTCTTCGACGACTTCTTCGCCGAGGAGTCGATCCGCACGCCGACCGAGTTCGCCCGCGAACTCGGCGCGACCCTCGAGGACGAGGATTCGGTGCTCAAGCAGGCCGCGGACAACGACGTGCCGGTCTACTGTCCGGCGCTGACCGACGCCGAGGTCGGGAACTTCCTCTACTACTACCGGCAGCGACAGGACACGGACTCGGACATCGGCATCGAGATCTTAGACGACTACGAGAAGCTAATCGAGGACGGCATGCTCGCGGACACGACGGGTCTGATCGCCGTCGGCGGCGGCGTGCCGAAACACCACGCCATCATGACGAACCTCTTCCGCGGCGGCGCGGACTACGCCGTCTACATCTCGACGGGAATGGAAGGCGACGGCTCGCTGTCGGGCGCGCCGCCGAACGAGGCCGTCTCGTGGGGCAAGATCAAGGACGACACCGAGACGAACTACGCCCAGGTCGAGGCCGAGGCGACGCTGGTCTTCCCGCTGCTCGTGGCAGAAGCGTTCTACAACTGATTTCGCTCTCGACGCATCACCCGCGTCGAGGACAAAGACACTCACTTCTCCGGTCCAAAGAGCGGACCACAGCCATGTCCCCCACGCGCCGTCGACTGCTCTCCGCGGTCGGCCCGATCTCGGTCTCCGTCGCCATCGCCGGCTGTCTCGATGGATTCGGTGGCGACTCGCTCGAGTTGACCACCCCCGAAGAGGCGCCCGGAGACGACTGGACCGAACCCGACTGGCGACCCGCCGACGGAACGCCGACCGAGGACGACGTCGACGCGACGACCGCCGTCGCCGATCTCGAGGTGCCCTGGGACCTCGCGTTCGCGGGCGAGGATGCTTTCCTCACCGAACGCGACGGGGGACTGCGGCGGTTCGACGCCGCCGACCTCGCGACCGGGGAAGAACTCGCGCCCGAGGACGGCGAGGTCGTCCTCGAGGCGGGCGACCTGCCGGACCGCGCCGCACCGGGGGAGGGCGGCACCCTCGGCGTCGCCGTCCACCCCGACTACCCGGAGTCGGCGGTCGCGTTCGTCTCCTACACCGTCGACGACGGCGGGTTCGAGAACCGCGTCGTCCGGTGTGATCTCGAGGGGGACGACCCCGACTCCGATCCCGACCCCGAACCCACGCCGATCCTCGAGGGGATCCCGGGCGCGACGACACACAACGGCGGCCGGATCACGTTCGGCCCCGACAGTCATCTGTGGGTGACGACGGGCGACGCCCAGGAGCCGGCGCTCGCGCAGGATCCCGGCTCGCTTGCGGGAAGCGTCCTTCGGCTCACGCCCGGCGGCGATCCCGCGCCCGGGAACCCCGACTGGGGAGCCGACGGCGACGACCGGATCTACACGCTCGGCCATCGGAACCCCCAGGGGATCGACTTCACGCCCGAGGGAGCGCCGGTGATCGCCGAGCACGGCCCGGCCGCTCGAGACGAGGTATCCGTACTGCGACCGGGCGGGAACTACGGCTGGCCCATCGTCCGTGGCGGCCCGAACGATTCCGAGTACGGGAGTTACGACGACGAGGATCACGACGCTGCGACGCCGCCGGTGCTCAACACCGGGCCGGACGAGACGTGGGCCCCGTCGGGGCTGGCGTTCTACGCTGACGGTGCGGTCGGTCCGTGGGAGAATCACGTACTCGTCTGTGGGCTGGCCTCGGAGACGCTGTACGCGGTCGCCTTGCGTCCGGGAGACGGGAACGGGAACGGGAGCGGCGATTCAACCGGCGAGGAGGGCCACCCCCACCCCGCCGACCTCCCGTGGCTCGACGACCGCCTCGAGGCGACCGTCACTCCCCTGTTCGAGGGAAGGTACGGCCGCCTCCGCCACGTCGAACCCGGGCCGGACGGCTCACTGTACCTGCTGACGTCGAACCTGGACGGCCGCGCTGGCGGCGAGTTTCCCCGAAGCGGCGACGACCGCGTCGTTCGGCTCGAGCCGTAACGTAACGTAACCCGTTTCAGTTACTTCCGCGGGGTGGTGACGCAAGGCCTATCCCGTTCACTGCCGTACGACGGGACATGGAATTCCCACCGAACCAGGGACTCGACCAGGAGGAGGTCAACGAGCAGGTCGCCGAGGCGCTCGAGGACAACGAGGTCGTCCTCTTCATGAAGGGGACCGAACTCATGCCCCAGTGTGGCTACTCGCGAAAGGCGCTCGGGCTCATCGACCAGCACCGCGACGAGTTCGAGACGGTCGACGTCCTCGAGTCGCTAGACGAGTTCCGCGTCGCGCTCGAGGACCACAGCGGCTGGGAGACCATCCCGCAGACGTTCGTCGACGGGGAGTTCGTCGGTGGCTCGGACGTTCTCGAGGAACTCGAGGAACGCGGCGAACTGGCCGAGACGCTCAACGCGGAGTAAGTTCCCTCCCCGTTCACCGGGACGAAGCGTAGCCGGGACTTGAATTTGTCCGTACTGGTATTTCACGCAGTTAATAGCAGATCATATAAGTCACCCGGGCGTACTAGCGAGCAAGAACCCTCGCCGTACTCCCCACTATGTCAACTGAGGAATCCAGACACGTATATCGGTTGCATTCGACGCTCGAACTACCCCTCGAGGACCTTCGGGACCACATCGAGGAGGCAAAATACCCCGACGGTATCGACGACGTCGAGATCACACGGCGGAACAACACCCTGATTCTCAAGGCTGTCGCCGAGGATCAGTCCGTCAGCAAGTACACGCCGACCGCCCAGCTCAAGGCCAGCGTCACGGAGAACCGCGTCTACGAGGAGGATCCGGACGAGCGCCGACAGTCCTTCAGCTGGGACGAGGAAGAGGAAGAGGAGATCGAGTCCGAACTCGTCGAGTTCGCGGCGTTCAAGGGCGACCGGGAGACGGTCCTCCAGAACTCGCTGCTGCAGTATGAGATGTTTCTCGTCCTCTGTGAGATCGCCGAGGCAGCCGAGAAGGGAACGCTGACTGCCATTTCGGAGCGCAACGGCGACCTCGAGGCGACCCGGATCGTCGAGGGCGAGCCCCGGCCGGCCGACATCGAAGTCGTCGAGGGGCCGCGCGACCACGGCTCCGGCGAGACGGGCGTCAACTGGCGGGATAACAAGTTCATCAGCGACTGATCGGATACGTATTCGAACTCACGACTGGTGGTTCCGAACCTCCGGATAGAGGCAGCTACTAGTAAACTCCTTCGTACGGATCTGGTCTCGTCTGGTCTGGGTTTGAGGAGCGAGCAGGATACGGTCACACGACCGTCCCGATCTGTGAGATCGTCCGGGCGACGCAGGGAGGAACGATTCGTCCCGACGATCGGACACAGGAAACGGGAGTGGTCGGATCGTACTTTGACTCGAGTAAGGACGCCCGCAGTGTATTCATCACGAAGAACCTGCGATATATACTCGATCGATGGAAAGGTGGCGCTACACTTGTTCGCGAATTCTATCGGCGAAACTCGTAGACATCTCCATGTTTCGCATTACGATTTCGAGGGCACCACCACCGCCACCGCTTGCAACCCGTATATTGCCTAGGCCTACTAACGCTTCTGTAATCGACTTTCGTTCTTCTACCCCTCGAACCTTATCGAGGGGTACTTCTTGCCGAATAAGGGATATGAGACGATACTCCCGCACAATTCGCTGGTTCGTTAGATAGTATGTCGTGAGACTATTCGCCCAGTATATCTGTAATCCAGTGGAGAAGAAGTAGAGTCCAGTGAGAAGGGTTACTGTCGGGTAAATATACGGAACCATCGTGAAAAACATCAGGTACGTGGTAGCTGCGAGCAGCGGAAGGCCGATGCACACTTTCACCAGTGCAACACGCTGAGTCGGGTGACGTTTGTCGATGAGTTCTTCACCGTCTCGCATCGTCGGGGATTTCGGGGCCGCCACCACGTGGACGTACATCCCCATTGCGAGAACGAATACGCCAAACAGCACGAACGGGACGGCGAGAAGCGATGGGAAATCGATATCTGCCCAATACAGATACGCGCCAGCGCCCAAGAACGGTAACCCGAGCAGCGCACTCCAGAGAGCGGGTTTTCCTCGAGCCACGTTACTTCCCCCCAATCATCGAATGGAGTACCCCGATCACGGAGAGTGCAAACCCCCCGACGGTCAGTAAGAACGGGTCGCTGAGCATGCCGAACTGTTCGTCATTTCCGTTCGAAAGGAAGCCACGCTGCACGGGTTCTTCAGTTGCGCTAGTGCTCGGCTCACTACTCTCGGAAGATCGTTCGGTTTCGGACGAACTCGAGGACGAAGAGGTGTCCCCGGACGTGGACGACGAGGTATCTTCAGACGGGGACGACGAGGAATCTTCGGACGAGGGTGGTTGCAACTCAGTTATCCTCTCTTTCAGTTGCTCGTTAGAAATCGCATACATACTCGCGTCCCAGTTCCCTACCAGAACCGCACCGTCGACGACAGCCGGAGGCGAACTAATGAAGTCGCCCCGGGGGTATCGCCAGATATCCTCGCCGGACTCGATATCGATTGCCCGTAGATCCCCATCGGTGATGAAGACGACACCGTCAGCAACTGCGGGGGATGCGCGGACGTTATTCCTCTTCTCAGATATTTTTGCCTCCCATTCAACCGATCCACTCGACCGATCGATAGCGTAAAAGCCGGAACCCGTTTCACCACCGGCGAAAACCAACTCTTCCGAAACTGCAGGAGAGGTATACAACTCCTGATCGAGGTTGGTAGTCCATCTGGGTGATCCATCCGCGGTATCCAGTGCGAAGAGATCGCCAGCGTCCGTCCCGATGTAAACTGTTCCGTCAGCTACAGCCGGCGGGGCTCTAACTTCATCACCGACGTCGGATTTCCAAACGACGGACCCGTCGTCCGAGTTCAAAGCATACATCGTCCCTCCAGTACTGCCGACGTAGACCGTCCCATCGACGACCGCGAGGCCGGAGTCGAAAAAGTAGTCCTCGGAAAATTCCCAGATTTCGTCCCCCGACTCCGCATCCATCGCAGTCACTCCATTGGCTACGGCGTACACTCGACCGTCGGAAACCTCGACTGGCGTCGTAATCTCTGAACCTGCATTTCGCTTCCAGTCGACTTTTCCCGTCGTCGTATCGAGCGAAAATACCTGCCCGCTCTTCGATCCCAGATAAACCGATCCATCAGCCACGGCCGGTGTTGGTACGTCGTCTGGGATATCCCCTAGCTCTTCGCTCAACCTCGTGCGCCATCTTTCTTGCCCGCTCGATGCTTCGACACCCAACACCTCTCCTCCAAAGGTACCGAAGTACACCATCCCGTCCGCCACTGCAGGTCCCGAAGGAAAGTCAGGGAATTCGTCGAACCTCCACAGTTCGCTGATATTCTCCTTCGGTACACGAGCGCTCGAATTGTAGCCCGTATTCCCATCGTCTCCCCCGAAGGATCGCCAATCTATGCCCGATTCGTCCTCGTTAGCGACGACGGACGTCGGATATATTGCTGCTCCGAATAGGAGCGTTCCCCCTGTCGTAATGGCTGCTCTTCGGCTTAGTCCCATTCTGTAGGGACATGGTAGTGTCCCTGAATAAAACTTTTTGGCAAATCTGACTGTTTCGATGAATTAGTATACCGTCTTTAGTCGGGTTTTCGGCACTGTCGGGCTAGTATTCGCTCTATCCTGGGCCAAGGAATCGAACCGACCGAGCGTGAGTGCGGGCAATATCGGGACGAACAATCGGAGTCCGACGGTCGACTACGTTTCAGTCCCTCGGATACTCCGAGTTCGATTATCCCTTTCTCGTCGACACGAGCAGCCAACCGGAAACGTTGACTTCGCCACTCACAGCAGACGGGAGCCAGTCCACTGGTCGCTTATTCCGATCGCAGCGCGCTCACGACGGCCTCGGCGATCGCATCACCCACCCGCTCCGGCGTTCCGGTGACGTTCCACCGGTAGTCGCCGTCCCGAGTCACGCCCACACACTCGAGGAAGTCGCGTCGATCCAGTTCCAGGAGCAGCGTCTCGAGCAGGTCCTCGTCGGGCGGGTTGCCGAGCCACTCCTGGAGGGTCGTGGCGAGTTGTGTGGTGGTTACGACGATCGGACCGGCCGAGGAGGCGTCAGCGTCGTCGGACTCGATCGCGGTGGGGGACTGTAGACCGGGTGACGGGGGCGAGGGCGGTTGCTCGGTCATATCGATCGATTCGTCGGGGACGATGACGGATCACCGTTCGCGTTAATCACGACCTCCTTGAAGTTCGGTCACCGTACATGGACGGAAACCGGCCGCAAACCGTCGCCGGCGTGGACGGCCGCGAACGGCCGGCGCGAGTAGCGGCCCGATTCGGGACGGAAGGCGGTTCCTGTTCGGACTCCTCCGTTTTCGGGGAGTTCGGAACGGTTTCCTTTCCGAACTGTATCGTTTCGATAGGCGTTCGGGCCGTGACCTGAAACCCTCGGTTCGAGCCGTATCACGGTCGAATTCGGAGTTCTTGGACGCTATAGTCCGACAGAACGGCGCTGCACGAGGTAGCGCGCTGATAACGATATGCCGGCCGCTGGAACGACGGGTACATGCTCTCCGAGGTGAACGTCAGTCGACGGGAGTGGTCCCTCCGCGCGATGCCCGCGGGCGCAACTCTAACTCGCTTCGCCCGCCCGCTTGCGTTTCTCGTCGGATCGATCGTCCCGGACGTTCGAACCCACCGACCCGCGGTCGCGGAGGTGAACTGATGCGCGTCTGTTCGATCGTCGGAGCCCGTCCCCAGTTCGTCAAGGCCGCGGTCGTCTCCAGAAAGCTCCGCGACGTCGGCGAGGAGGTGCTGGTCCACACCGGGCAACACTACGACGAGGAGATGTCCGACGTCTTCTTCGAGGAACTCGACATCCCCGAGCCCGACTACAACCTGGGGGTCCAGTCGGACACCCACGGACGCCAGACCGCGAAGATGATCGCCGCACTCGAGCCCGTATTGGAGGAGGTCTCCCCGGACGCACTCCTGCTGTACGGCGACACGAACTCGACGCTTGCGGGGGCGATCGTCGGCGCGAAACGCGACGTCGCGGTCGCCCACGTCGAGGCGGGCCTCCGGAGCGACGACCGGGAGATGCCCGAAGAGATCAACCGGATCATGACCGACCACGCCTCGGAACTGTGTTTCGCCCCGAGCGAGGCGGCCGTCCGGAACCTCGCCCAGGAGGGGATCTCCGAGGGCGTCTACTGGACCGGCGACGTGATGTACGACGCCCTGCTCGAGGCCCGCGAGCGGTCACAGGAGGCCTCGACGATCCTCGAGAATCTCGGCCTCGAGAACGGCGAGTTCGTCCTGGCGACGGTCCACCGGCAGCGCAACACCGACGTCAGGGAGAACCTCGAGTCGATCGTCTCGGCGCTTGCCGACGCGCCGCTGCCGGTCGTCTTCCCGGCGCATCCGCGGACCGTCGAACGGCTCCGCGAGTACGGGCTCTGGGAGCGGACGACCGACGCGCTCGAGGTGATCGAACCGCAGGGGTATCTCGACTTCGTCCGGTTGCTCGACGCGGCCGAGCGGATCGCGACGGACTCGGGCGGCGTCCAGAAGGAGGCGTTTTTCCTCGAGACGCGGTGTATCACGCTGCGGTCCGAGACCGAGTGGGTCGAGACGGTCGACGCGGGCTGGAACCGGCTCGTCGGCTCCGACGCCGACCGGATTCGGGACGCGCTCGCGACCGACTGGGATCCCGACTCACATCCCAGGCCCTACGGCGATGGGCTGGCGAGTCGACGGATCGTTACGCTACTCCGGCGGGAAATCGACGGTGAGGTCGAGGTCGAGGACGTCGAGATCGACGAACCGACTCGGGGAATCGAAGCGGTGCCACTGGACTGAGCGACAGGCCGGGTGATCGGCGGGGTCGGCGGAGTCAGCGGAGACTCCGTGCCCGTACCGGCGGGTCTCCCGTCCCTGGCTTCCGACAGAGGTTTCCGGTCCCCAAAAGGGTTTTACCGAGGTAATTATATCTAATTACACGATGTCAGCAAACTTCCCCGAGTACGTCGACGTCGACTACGACGAGGGCGACGGCGAAGATCCGGAGGACTACCCGCACATTCAGGACAAGATCGAGAAGGCCATCGAGGTCACCCGGGAGGGACTAGAGGAGTACGAGAACCCCGCGGTCATGTGGACCGGTGGCAAGGACTCGACGCTCACGCTGTACTTCATCAAGGAGGTCGCGGACCGGTTCGACCTCGAGGTTCCCCCGGCGGTCTTCATCGACCACTACCAGCACTTCGACGGGATCCACGACTTCGTCGACCACTGGGCCGACGAGTGGGACCTCGAGGTCATCTACGCGCGCAACGAGGACGTCGGCGGATACGTCGACGAACACGGCCTCGAACCCGGCGACGAGATCGACATTTCCGAACTCTCCGATCACAACCAACACCACGTCCGGGAGATCCTCGAGTACGAGGAGGACACGTTCCCGTTCCTGCTCGACA of the Halobiforma lacisalsi AJ5 genome contains:
- a CDS encoding outer membrane protein assembly factor BamB family protein, with product MGLSRRAAITTGGTLLFGAAIYPTSVVANEDESGIDWRSFGGDDGNTGYNSSARVPKENISELWRFDEFPDFPSGPAVADGMVYFGTFGGEVLGVEASSGQERWRTRLSEELGDIPDDVPTPAVADGSVYLGSKSGQVFSLDTTTGKVDWKRNAGSEITTPVEVSDGRVYAVANGVTAMDAESGDEIWEFSEDYFFDSGLAVVDGTVYVGSTGGTMYALNSDDGSVVWKSDVGDEVRAPPAVADGTVYIGTDAGDLFALDTADGSPRWTTNLDQELYTSPAVSEELVFAGGETGSGFYAIDRSSGSVEWEAKISEKRNNVRASPAVADGVVFITDGDLRAIDIESGEDIWRYPRGDFISSPPAVVDGAVLVGNWDASMYAISNEQLKERITELQPPSSEDSSSSPSEDTSSSTSGDTSSSSSSSETERSSESSEPSTSATEEPVQRGFLSNGNDEQFGMLSDPFLLTVGGFALSVIGVLHSMIGGK
- a CDS encoding PH domain-containing protein → MARGKPALWSALLGLPFLGAGAYLYWADIDFPSLLAVPFVLFGVFVLAMGMYVHVVAAPKSPTMRDGEELIDKRHPTQRVALVKVCIGLPLLAATTYLMFFTMVPYIYPTVTLLTGLYFFSTGLQIYWANSLTTYYLTNQRIVREYRLISLIRQEVPLDKVRGVEERKSITEALVGLGNIRVASGGGGGALEIVMRNMEMSTSFADRIREQV
- a CDS encoding DUF7110 family protein — encoded protein: MSTEESRHVYRLHSTLELPLEDLRDHIEEAKYPDGIDDVEITRRNNTLILKAVAEDQSVSKYTPTAQLKASVTENRVYEEDPDERRQSFSWDEEEEEEIESELVEFAAFKGDRETVLQNSLLQYEMFLVLCEIAEAAEKGTLTAISERNGDLEATRIVEGEPRPADIEVVEGPRDHGSGETGVNWRDNKFISD
- a CDS encoding PQQ-dependent sugar dehydrogenase — encoded protein: MSPTRRRLLSAVGPISVSVAIAGCLDGFGGDSLELTTPEEAPGDDWTEPDWRPADGTPTEDDVDATTAVADLEVPWDLAFAGEDAFLTERDGGLRRFDAADLATGEELAPEDGEVVLEAGDLPDRAAPGEGGTLGVAVHPDYPESAVAFVSYTVDDGGFENRVVRCDLEGDDPDSDPDPEPTPILEGIPGATTHNGGRITFGPDSHLWVTTGDAQEPALAQDPGSLAGSVLRLTPGGDPAPGNPDWGADGDDRIYTLGHRNPQGIDFTPEGAPVIAEHGPAARDEVSVLRPGGNYGWPIVRGGPNDSEYGSYDDEDHDAATPPVLNTGPDETWAPSGLAFYADGAVGPWENHVLVCGLASETLYAVALRPGDGNGNGSGDSTGEEGHPHPADLPWLDDRLEATVTPLFEGRYGRLRHVEPGPDGSLYLLTSNLDGRAGGEFPRSGDDRVVRLEP
- a CDS encoding M14 family metallopeptidase, encoding MRVAQIGSGTPEIAVLAGVHGDEPCGVRAVERLLEERPTVQRPVKLVVANENALERRVRFVDEDLNRVFPGDPDAETHERRLAHRLVEELEGCLTFSMHSTQSYADPFAIVDGVDETAARLCPQLPVTAMVETENFAEGRLMTEIDTIEVECGQQGSESAAQNANRLMRAFLTAVGVLPGDTVSRDLPVFRLTDVVPKEPADTYEVFVENFTEVEAGAPFAAADGNEQVADESFYPVLMSPYGYRDVFGYAAEKLEVLESPAAAD
- a CDS encoding DUF309 domain-containing protein; this translates as MTDHTADPTVDPPPDRSDPPTGWLESEGRWKHATLRRATVHGVRLFNAGDYHESHDCFEDEWYNYGRGRTESAFLHGMVQVAAGAYKHNDFEDDDGMRSLFRTALQYLRGTPADYYGVDVLDVRTAVSNALEDPSYLDGWQIRLDAEYPTARQVDREYAASLDD
- a CDS encoding glutaredoxin family protein, which encodes MEFPPNQGLDQEEVNEQVAEALEDNEVVLFMKGTELMPQCGYSRKALGLIDQHRDEFETVDVLESLDEFRVALEDHSGWETIPQTFVDGEFVGGSDVLEELEERGELAETLNAE
- a CDS encoding deoxyhypusine synthase translates to MTDDSSRDHVVPGSDEDLETADVRGHDFRGDVDLSSLLESYETTGFQATHLAEAIDVVDRMQEEEATIYLTLTSNIVSSGLREVVAALVRDGYVDVVITTSGSLTEDVIKTAKPFKMGEWDADEVELRERGINRLGNIFVPSDRYVWLEEYLYEFFDDFFAEESIRTPTEFARELGATLEDEDSVLKQAADNDVPVYCPALTDAEVGNFLYYYRQRQDTDSDIGIEILDDYEKLIEDGMLADTTGLIAVGGGVPKHHAIMTNLFRGGADYAVYISTGMEGDGSLSGAPPNEAVSWGKIKDDTETNYAQVEAEATLVFPLLVAEAFYN